From a region of the Oryza sativa Japonica Group chromosome 6, ASM3414082v1 genome:
- the LOC4341912 gene encoding tyrosine-sulfated glycopeptide receptor 1, which produces MSSRVVVVSGVLVLVLVVVSVCGRAAACVEAEREALLSFLAAAAPPAGDGIAAQWRGSPDCCAWDGVGCGVDGAVTRLWLPGRGLGGTISPSIANLTALTYLNLSGNSLSGRFPDLLFALPNATVVDVSYNRLSGELPNAPVAAAAATNARGSLSLQVLDVSSNLLAGRFPSAIWEHTPRLVSLNASNNSFHGSIPSLCASCPALAVLDLSVNVLSGAISPGFSNCSWLRVLSVGRNNLTGELPGDIFDVKPLQRLQLPSNQIEGRLDPERIAKLTNLITLDLTYNMFTGELPESISQLTKLEELRLGHNDFTGTLPPALSNWTSLRCLDLRSNSFVGDLTVVDFSGLANLTVFDVAANNFTGTIPPSIYSCTAMKALRVSNNLMVGQISPEIGNLKELQFFSLTVNSFVNISGMFWNLKGCTSLTALLVSYNFYGEALPDAGWVGDHVRSVRLMVMQNCALTGVIPSWLSKLQDLNVLDLSGNRLTGPIPSWLGAMPKLYYVDLSGNQLSGVIPPSLMEMRLLTSEQAMAELYPGHLPLMFTLTPNNGAASRQGRGYFQMSGVATTLNFSDNGITGAIPPEIVKLKTLQVLDVSYNNLSGGIPPELSSLTRLQIVNLRWNRLTGTIPQALKELNFLAVFNVAYNDLEGPIPTGGQFDAFPPRDFTGNPKLCGEVISVPCGDRFDATDTTSSKVVGKKALVAIVLGVCVGLVALVVFLGCVVIAFRRVVSNGAVRDGGKCVESTLFDSMSEMYGDSSKDTILFMSEAAGEAASGVTFVDILKATNNFSAGNIIGSGGYGLVFLAELQDGTRLAVKKLNGDMCLVEREFQAEVEALSATRHQNLVPLLGFCIRGRLRLLNYPYMANGSLHDWLHERRAGAGRGAPQRLDWRARLRIARGVLYIHDQCKPQIVHRDIKSSNILLDEAGEARVADFGLARLILPDRTHVTTELVGTLGYIPPEYGQALAATLRGDVYSFGVVLLELLTGRRPVEALPHGQQRELVRWVLQMRSQGRHGEVLDQRLRGKGDEAQMLYVLDLACLCVDSTPLSRPAIQDIVSWLDNVEFIG; this is translated from the coding sequence ATGAGTagccgggtcgtcgtcgtctcgggAGTTCTTGTGCTGGTTTTGGTCGTCGTCTCCGTTTGTGGCCGGGCAGCTGCGTGCGTTgaggcggagagggaggcgTTGCTGTCcttcctcgccgctgccgcgccgccggcagGGGATGGCATCGCCGCCCAGTGGCGAGGGTCGCCGGACTGCTGCGCGTGGGACGGCGTGGGgtgcggcgtcgacggcgcggtCACGCGTCTGTGGCTGCCGGGACGCGGGCTCGGCGGCACGATCTCGCCGTCGATCGCCAACCTCACCGCGCTCACGTATCTCAACCTGTCCGGCAACAGCCTCTCCGGCAGGTTCCCCGACCTGCTGTTCGCGCTGCCCAATGCTACGGTTGTCGACGTCAGCTACAACCGTCTCTCCGGCGAGCTACCTAacgcgccggtggcggcggcggcggcgacgaatgCCCGCGGCAGCCTCTCGCTTCAGGTGCTCGACGTGTCGAGCAACCTCTTGGCGGGGCGGTTCCCGTCCGCGATCTGGGAGCACACGCCGCGCCTCGTGTCGCTCAATGCCAGCAACAACAGCTTCCATGGCTCGATCCCGTCCTTGTGCGCGAGCTGCCCGGCGCTCGCCGTTCTCGACCTCTCCGTGAACGTGCTTAGTGGGGCCATCTCCCCCGGGTTCAGCAACTGCTCGTGGCTGCGCGTTCTCAGCGTGGGCCGCAACAACCTCACCGGCGAGCTCCCCGGCGACATCTTCGACGTGAAGCCGCTGCAGCGTCTGCAGCTACCGTCCAATCAGATAGAAGGCCGGCTTGATCCGGAGCGCATCGCCAAGCTGACCAATCTGATCACGCTTGATCTTACCTACAATATGTTCACCGGCGAATTGCCGGAGTCGATCAGCCAGCTCACGAAGCTGGAGGAGCTCCGGCTTGGCCATAACGACTTCACCGGAACTCTCCCACCGGCGTTGAGCAACTGGACCAGCCTCCGATGCCTCGACCTCCGGTCGAACAGCTTCGTCGGGGATCTCACGGTCGTTGACTTCTCCGGCCTCGCCAACCTCACCGTCTTCGACGTGGCCGCCAACAACTTCACCGGCACAATCCCGCCAAGCATCTACTCCTGCACGGCAATGAAGGCGCTGCGTGTCAGCAACAACCTCATGGTCGGCCAGATCTCGCCGGAGATCGGCAACCTGAAAGAGCTCCAGTTCTTCTCACTGACCGTGAACTCCTTCGTCAACATCAGCGGCATGTTCTGGAATCTCAAGGGCTGCACGAGCCTCACCGCGCTGCTCGTGTCCTACAACTTCTACGGCGAGGCGCTGCCGGACGCCGGCTGGGTCGGCGACCACGTCAGGAGCGTCCGGTTGATGGTGATGCAGAACTGCGCGCTGACCGGCGTGATCCCGTCGTGGCTGTCGAAGCTGCAGGATCTCAACGTCTTGGATCTCTCCGGCAACCGGCTCACTGGCCCGATCCCGAGCTGGCTCGGCGCCATGCCGAAGCTGTACTACGTCGACCTCTCCGGGAACCAGCTGTCCGGGGTGATACCGCCGTCGCTGATGGAGATGCGGCTGCTTACATCCGAGCAGGCCATGGCGGAATTATACCCAGGCCATCTCCCGCTCATGTTCACCCTGACGCCGAACAACGGAGCCGCGAGCCGGCAGGGCCGCGGATACTTCCAGATGTCCGGCGTCGCCACGACGCTCAACTTCAGCGACAATGGCATCACCGGCGCGATCCCGCCGGAGATCGTGAAGCTAAAGACGCTGCAAGTGCTCGACGTCAGTTACAACAACCTCTCCGGCGGCATCCCGCCGGAGCTGAGCAGCCTCACCAGGTTGCAGATTGTGAACTTGCGCTGGAACCGCCTCACGGGGACGATTCCTCAGGCGCTCAAGGAGCTCAACTTCCTCGCCGTCTTCAACGTGGCGTACAACGACCTCGAGGGGCCGATCCCGACGGGCGGCCAGTTCGACGCGTTCCCGCCACGGGACTTCACGGGGAACCCGAAGCTCTGTGGCGAGGTGATCTCTGTTCCCTGCGGTGACAGATTCGACGCGACAGACACCACTTCGTCCAAGGTCGTCGGGAAGAAGGCCCTGGTCGCCATCGTTCTTGGTGTCTGCGTTGGCCTGGTTGctctcgtcgtcttcctcggatGCGTTGTCATCGCCTTCAGAAGAGTGGTGTCCAATGGAGCCGTCCGTGATGGCGGGAAATGCGTGGAGTCGACCCTGTTCGACTCCATGTCTGAGATGTACGGAGACAGCTCCAAGGACACGATCTTGTTCATGTCGGAGGCCGCtggcgaggcggcgagcggaGTGACGTTCGTGGACATCCTTAAGGCGACGAACAACTTCAGCGCGGGAAACATCATCGGTTCGGGCGGGTACGGCCTGGTGTTCCTCGCCGAGCTGCAGGACGGCACCCGGCTCGCCGTGAAGAAGCTCAACGGCGACATGTGCCTGGTGGAGCGGGAGTTccaggcggaggtggaggcgctgTCCGCGACGCGCCACCAGAACCTCGTCCCTCTCCTGGGCTTCTGCAtccgcgggcggctgcggctgctgaACTACCCGTACATGGCGAACGGCAGCCTCCACGACTGGCTGCACGAGCGGCGAGCCGgtgccggccgcggcgcgccgcAGCGTCTGGACTGGCGCGCCAGGCTCCGCATCGCGCGCGGCGTGCTCTACATCCACGACCAGTGCAAGCCACAGATCGTGCACCGCGACATCAAGTCGAgcaacatcctcctcgacgaggccggcgaggccCGCGTCGCCGACTTCGGGCTGGCGCGCCTCATCCTCCCCGACCGGACGCACGTCACGACGGAGCTGGTCGGCACGCTGGGGTACATCCCGCCGGAGTACGGCCAGGCGTTGGCGGCGACGCTGCGCggcgacgtgtacagcttcggcgtcgTGTTGCTGGAGCTACTGACAGGGAGGCGGCCCGTCGAGGCTTTGCCGCACGGGCAGCAGCGGGAGCTCGTCCGGTGGGTGCTCCAGATGAGGTCGCAGGGGAGGCACGGCGAGGTGCTCGACCAGCGGCTGAGGGGCAAGGGCGACGAGGCACAGATGCTGTACGTGCTCGACCTCGCATGCCTCTGCGTCGACTCGACGCCGTTGAGCCGGCCGGCGATACAGGACATTGTTAGTTGGCTGGACAACGTCGAATTCATCGGCTGA